In one Grus americana isolate bGruAme1 chromosome 1, bGruAme1.mat, whole genome shotgun sequence genomic region, the following are encoded:
- the SAMM50 gene encoding sorting and assembly machinery component 50 homolog, with the protein MGTVHARSLEPLPMGGPDFGALGEEAELVEVEPEVKQEILENKDVVVQHVHFDGLGRTKDDIIMYEISDVFKAKNLIDVMRKSHEAREKLLRLGIFRQVEVLIDTCQGDDALPNGLDVTFEVTELRRLTGSYNTMVGNNEGSMVLGLKFPNLFGRAEKVTFQFSYGTKETSYGLSFFKPQPGNFERNFSVNVYKVTGQFPWSSLRETDRGISTEFNFPIWKTNHTLKWEGVWRELGCLARTASFSVREESGHSLKSSLSHAMVIDSRNSSILPRRGALLKINQELAGYTGGDVSFLKEDFEFQLNKQLLWDSVFSASLWGGMLVPIGDKPSSIADRFYLGGPTSVRGFSMYSIGPQSEGDYLGGEAYWAGGLHLYTPLPFRPGRGGFGDLFRTHFFLNAGNLCNLDYGDGPRAHLQKLAEYIRWSYGAGIVLRLGNIARLELNYCFPMGVQSGDRICDGVQFGAGIRFL; encoded by the exons ATGGGCACCGTGCACGCACGG AGTTTGGAGCCTCTTCCAATGGGTGGGCCAGACTTTGGTGCCTTGGGAGAGGAAGCTGAGCTGGTTGAAGTTGAACCTGAGGTCAAGCAGGAAATTCTCGAAAACAAAGAT GTGGTGGTTCAGCATGTGCACTTTGATGGACTCGGAAGGACCAAAGATGATATTATCATGTATGAAATCTCTGATGTTTTCAAGGCTAAAAATCTCATTGAT GTGATGAGAAAATCGCATGAAGCTCGTGAAAAGTTGCTTCGTCTAGGAATCTTCAGACAAGTAGAGGTTCTGATTGATACCTGTCAAG GAGATGATGCCCTTCCAAATGGTTTAGATGTAACCTTTGAGGTAACGGAATTGAGAAGACTAACTGGAAGCTACAATACTATGGTTGGCAACAATGAAGGCAGTATG GTTCTTGGGCTCAAGTTCCCAAATCTCTTTGGACGTGCAGAAAAGGTAACCTTCCAGTTCTCCTACGGAACAAAGGAAACTTCATATGGCCTGTCATTCTTCAAACCACAACCTGGAAACTTTGAAAGAAA tttttcagttaATGTATATAAAGTAACTGGACAGTTCCCTTGGAGCTCTCTTCGTGAAACTGATAGAGGAATATCAACAGAATTTAAT TTTCCAATCTGGAAGACCAATCACACACTGAAGTGGGAGGGTGTGTGGAGAGAGCTTGGCTGCCTTGCTAGAACAGCATCCTTTTCTGTTCGAGAAGAAAGTGGACACTCTCTTAAATCTTCTCTCTCT CATGCCATGGTAATTGATTCACGGAACTCCTCAATCTTACCAAGACGAGGTGCTTTGCTGAAAATTAATCAG GAGTTGGCTGGCTATACAGGTGGAGACGTGAGCTTTCTAAAAGAAGATTTTGAATTTCAGTTGAATAAGCAACTTCTCTGGGATTcg GTTTTTTCAGCATCACTTTGGGGTGGAATGCTGGTACCTATTGGAGACAAGCCATCCAGTATAGCCGATAg GTTTTATCTTGGTGGACCAACAAGCGTGCGCGGATTCAGTATGTACAGCATTGGACCCCAGAGTGAAG GTGATTACTTAGGAGGAGAAGCCTACTGGGCTGGAGGCTTACATCTATACACCCCTCTCCCTTTCCGGCCAGGCCGGGGAGGGTTTGGAGACCTTTTCCGAACACATTTCTTCCTTAATGCTGGAAACCTCTGCAACCTTGACTATG GTGATGGTCCCAGAGCTCACCTGCAGAAGCTGGCAGAGTATATCCGATGGTCTTATGGTGCCGGAATAGTACTCCGACTTGGAAACATTGCTAGATTAGAACTTAACTACTGTTTCCCCATGGGAGTACAGTCTGGTGACAG gatATGTGATGGTGTTCAATTTGGAGCAGGAATCAGATTTCTataa